The following coding sequences are from one Rattus norvegicus strain BN/NHsdMcwi chromosome 11, GRCr8, whole genome shotgun sequence window:
- the Or5h25d gene encoding olfactory receptor Olr1547 yields the protein MENTTLLIQFVLTGLVHLPQWKIPLFLLFLVIYLITIVGNLGLITLIWNDPHLHIPMYLFLGSLAFVDTWLSSTVTPKMLQDIFAKSKLISFSGCMTQCFSFVMSATTECFLLAVMAYDRYVAICKPLLYPVIMTNRLCVHFLTLSLVGGFIHALIHEGFLFKLIFRNSNIIYHFYCDIIPLLKISCNDPSLNYLMLFIFSGSIQVFTITTILVSYTLVLFSILKQKSIKSIKKAFSTCGAHLLSVSLYYGPLLFMYVRPAPPQVDDQDMMDSVFYTIIIPVLNPIVYSLRNKQVKKSLAKFLKRNT from the coding sequence ATGGAGAACACAACTCTGCTCATTCAGTTTGTCCTCACGGGACTTGTTCATTTACCCCAGTGGAAAATCCCCCTGTTCCTGCTGTTCTTGGTCATCTATCTCATCACCATTGTGGGCAACCTTGGTCTGATCACTCTCATCTGGAATGACCCTCACCTTCACATCCCCATGTACTTATTTCTTGGGAGTTTAGCATTTGTGGATACTTGGTTATCCTCCACAGTGACACCAAAGATGCTACAAGACATTTTTGCCAAGAGTAAACTGATCTCTTTCTCTGGATGCATGACACAATGTTTTTCATTTGTAATGAGTGCAACCACAGAATGTTTTCTCTTGGCAGTAATGGCCTATGATCGTTATGTAGCCATATGCAAACCTTTACTCTACCCAGTCATCATGACAAATAGGCTCTGTGTACATTTTTTAACATTGTCCCTGGTAGGTGGATTTATCCATGCCTTAATTCATGAAGGCTTTTTATTCAAACTAATTTTCCGTAATTCTAACATTATATACCACTTTTATTGTGATATTATACCACTGTTAAAGATTTCCTGTAATGACCCTTCTCTCAATTACCTgatgctttttattttctctggctCGATTCAGGTATTCACCATTACAACCATTCTTGTCTCTTATACACTTGTTCTGTTTTCAATCCTAAAGCAGAAATCCATCAAAAGCATTAAGAAAGCTTTTTCCACCTGTGGAGCCCAtctcctctctgtgtctttgtactATGGCCCACTTCTATTCATGTATGTGCGTCCTGCACCTCCACAGGTAGATGATCAGGATATGATGGACTCTGTATTTTATACAATCATAATTCCTGTACTGAATCCAATTGTCTACAGTTTGAGGAATAAGCAAGTTAAGAAATCCCTGGcaaaatttttgaaaagaaatactTAG
- the Or5h24 gene encoding olfactory receptor Olr1548 — translation MKNSTVWTEFVLTGLTESPELQRPLFLLFLVIYLITIAGNLGLIALIWSDSHLHIPMYFFLGHLAFVDACLSSTVTPKMLLNFLQMSKMISFSDCMTQFFFFAVFVTTECFLLAAMAYDRYVAICKPLLYPMIMTNRLCICLLVLCFVGGFLHSSIHEGFLFLLTFCNSNIVHHFYCDIIPLLKISCTDSTLNFQLLFVFAGIVQVFTIVVVLFSYTLVLFTILQRKSLQGIRKAFSTCGAHLLSVSLYYGPLLFIYVFPMSQEADDQDIIVSLLYAVIIPVLNPIIYSLRNKQVMDSLRKIFKKRV, via the coding sequence atgaaaaattcAACTGTGTGGACAGAGTTTGTGCTTACAGGGCTCACAGAGTCTCCAGAGCTACAGAGGCCCTTGTTCTTGTTATTCTTGGTAATCTATCTCATCACTATAGCAGGGAACCTTGGTCTAATCGCTCTGATCTGGAGTGACTCTCACTTACATATACCTATGTACTTCTTTCTTGGTCATCTGGCTTTTGTGGATGCTTGTctatcatccacagtgacaccGAAGATGTTACTCAATTTCTTACAGATGAGTAAGATGATTTCCTTCTCTGATTGCAtgacacaattttttttctttgccgtCTTTGTTACTACAGAATGCTTCTTGTTGGCAGCTATGGCTTATGATCGCTATGTAGCCATATGCAAACCTTTACTTTATCCAATGATTATGACTAATAGACTCTGCATATGTCTATTAGTCTTGTGTTTTGTAGGTGGATTTCTTCATTCTTCGATACACGAgggatttttatttctattaaccTTCTGCAATTCCAATATAGTACATCACTTTTACTGTGACATCATTCCATTGCTAAAGATTTCCTGCACTGACTCTACTCTTAATTTTCAACTGTTATTTGTTTTTGCTGGAATAGTTCAAGTCTTCACCATTGTGGTTGTTCTTTTTTCCTATACTCTAGTGCTGTTTACAATTTTGCAAAGGAAATCTCTCCAAGGTATAAGGAAGgcgttctcaacctgtggtgCCCATCTCTTATCTGTGTCTTTATACTATGGGCCTCTTCTCTTCATATATGTTTTCCCTATGTCTCAGGAAGCAGATGATCAAGATATCATAGTCTCTTTGCTTTATGCAGTCATAATTCCTGTGTTAAATCCAATTATCTATAGCCTGAGAAACAAGCAAGTCATGGATTCtctgagaaaaatatttaaaaaaagggtTTAG